One Ahaetulla prasina isolate Xishuangbanna chromosome 17, ASM2864084v1, whole genome shotgun sequence genomic window carries:
- the PMVK gene encoding phosphomevalonate kinase isoform X2: MRQIWLGLDVCTILRLSGPLKEQYAKEHGLDFQRLLDATDYKELYREDMIRWGEERRQSDPGFFCRIVVEGVTQPIWIVSDTRRSSDVEWFRDVYGDLVQIVRVIATEETRRRRNWVFVAGIDDAESECGLDQGVPYDWVVTNDGDQLSLDAQLEKLLQFIQSKI, encoded by the exons GTTGGGGTTGGATGTTTGTACCATCCTCCGCTTATCCGGGCCTCTGAAAGAGCAGTACGCAAAG GAACACGGCCTGGATTTCCAGCGGCTTTTAGATGCCACCGATTACAAGGAACTTTATCGGGAAGACATGATCCGTTGGGGGGAAGAGCGACGCCAAAGCGATCCCGGTTTCTTTTGCCGCATTGTGGTGGAAGGCGTAACGCAACCCATCTGG atcgtgagcgacacccGGAGGTCCTCGGACGTGGAATGGTTCCGTGACGTGTACGGGGACCTGGTTCAAATCGTGCGGGTGATCGCCACGGAGGAGACCCGGAGAAGACGGAACTGGGTGTTCGTGGCAG GAATTGACGACGCGGAATCCGAGTGCGGGTTAGACCAAGGCGTCCCCTACGACTGGGTGGTCACCAACGACGGAGACCAGTTGTCCTTGGACGCCCAGTTGGAGAAGCTGCTCCAGTTTATCCAGAGCAAAATTTAG
- the PMVK gene encoding phosphomevalonate kinase isoform X3, protein MIRWGEERRQSDPGFFCRIVVEGVTQPIWIVSDTRRSSDVEWFRDVYGDLVQIVRVIATEETRRRRNWVFVAGIDDAESECGLDQGVPYDWVVTNDGDQLSLDAQLEKLLQFIQSKI, encoded by the exons ATGATCCGTTGGGGGGAAGAGCGACGCCAAAGCGATCCCGGTTTCTTTTGCCGCATTGTGGTGGAAGGCGTAACGCAACCCATCTGG atcgtgagcgacacccGGAGGTCCTCGGACGTGGAATGGTTCCGTGACGTGTACGGGGACCTGGTTCAAATCGTGCGGGTGATCGCCACGGAGGAGACCCGGAGAAGACGGAACTGGGTGTTCGTGGCAG GAATTGACGACGCGGAATCCGAGTGCGGGTTAGACCAAGGCGTCCCCTACGACTGGGTGGTCACCAACGACGGAGACCAGTTGTCCTTGGACGCCCAGTTGGAGAAGCTGCTCCAGTTTATCCAGAGCAAAATTTAG